Proteins found in one Mucilaginibacter inviolabilis genomic segment:
- a CDS encoding M17 family peptidase N-terminal domain-containing protein, whose protein sequence is MRKIYPSCLFVTPLLILALCGTRLNAQETKLAKDTLPAIGTTSALGQVNGITIAATVQSPSAEETPLQIVCVFEYEEGDIYKSPPALPPALNGLVHIDRQLNGLITELRKSGKFKGHALETLLLSPPPGTIPAKKLLLIGLGNKADFKPDLMVSVGNTGMREALRLGVSSYAHASDLKDGGLDSPTGLIATNVIKGAVEAYQTELFLKQKKYSNLAPVKRITLLAGPAFYTITAKAVSAYIKTLSN, encoded by the coding sequence ATGAGAAAAATCTATCCATCTTGCTTGTTTGTTACTCCATTACTGATACTGGCGCTGTGCGGTACACGTTTAAATGCCCAGGAAACCAAATTAGCTAAAGATACTTTACCGGCAATTGGTACAACATCGGCGTTGGGACAGGTAAACGGTATAACCATAGCCGCAACAGTTCAAAGCCCTTCTGCCGAAGAAACACCCTTGCAAATTGTATGCGTATTTGAATATGAGGAAGGGGATATTTATAAATCTCCGCCTGCCTTGCCGCCGGCATTAAACGGATTGGTTCATATCGACCGCCAGCTAAACGGCTTAATTACCGAACTGCGCAAAAGCGGAAAATTTAAAGGCCATGCTTTAGAAACTTTATTATTGAGTCCGCCTCCTGGTACTATCCCCGCAAAAAAGTTACTGCTGATTGGATTGGGCAATAAGGCCGATTTTAAGCCCGACCTGATGGTGAGTGTTGGCAATACAGGTATGAGGGAAGCCCTGCGTTTGGGTGTAAGCAGCTATGCACACGCCAGTGATCTGAAGGATGGCGGTTTGGATTCTCCCACCGGGCTTATCGCCACCAATGTTATTAAAGGAGCGGTAGAAGCTTACCAAACAGAACTCTTTCTGAAACAAAAAAAATATAGCAACCTTGCACCTGTAAAAAGAATAACATTGTTGGCAGGGCCTGCATTTTATACTATTACGGCAAAGGCTGTATCGGCATATATCAAAACCCTGAGTAATTAA
- a CDS encoding TonB-dependent receptor domain-containing protein, whose amino-acid sequence MKLFKFKLLITMFMLSGMCNNLYAQNNGKITGQAKDAQTHEAISFATVALTNPTTKANIQATQTDANGNFTMVNLPSGTFTLRLSYLGYNAVVKENINISSSADVVNLGEVPMSSSPNKVLNEVTITAKKPTLQNKDGKKVFAVNQSLVSQGGTAADLLQNVPTLQIDVNGNVSLRGSTGVKVLIDGKPSLIAGGDVTQILQSIPASSIENVEVIANPSAKYDAEGQGIINIILKKNSKAGFNGSVTASAGTRNNYNGSGALSYQTGKVNVYGNYSLRDGDTYSNGFQYLTFLQPTDATVYSNETFPSTTHNRIQNVKAGVDYSLAPKSILSVSGSLNLRNTHRDELLEINNLDANNALLQLSHQNNTTNSNGKSYELDLDYSQHFKKPKEELTFNFSYSHGTSRNLQVYQNHSTTISIRGPIPPDPDPLESDIWNNGNNYNIQADYILPTGKTGQISAGYRSQISLGNNNQYAYDLNHGTPSPIYPFTNLFNSNKQIHAIYLNYQNQIRNFNYEIGLRAEDSHLNATYTGYDANNTLYNTPIRVPSKGLYPSVFLTQKLSGDQQLQFSFTNRVTRPTPRELNPSTDFSDPTNYETGNPNLIPESINSLELGYNKNWKNISFTSSLYYSRLNNVIKHIESAPVNGVITTTAQNLKHSNTTGLELIGHFDLIKAWDFTANANIFERQNDAAPQFGIAANSGLSWNANITNNITIVKSLAVQIRADYRAADFIIQDRNRPAFGLDAGAKYDFWSNRASLSFNSVDIFNSRKWAFLRSSDALLLDFQRRTLGSRATLSFTYHFGKSTGVHKPAKKKEDNPDKRIDDAS is encoded by the coding sequence ATGAAACTGTTTAAGTTTAAATTATTAATAACCATGTTCATGCTTTCGGGGATGTGCAACAATCTATATGCTCAAAATAATGGAAAGATAACAGGTCAGGCAAAAGACGCTCAAACCCATGAAGCCATATCCTTTGCTACCGTGGCTTTAACAAATCCTACTACTAAAGCTAATATCCAGGCAACGCAAACAGATGCCAACGGTAATTTCACAATGGTGAATTTACCGTCCGGGACATTTACACTCCGGTTAAGCTATTTGGGTTATAACGCAGTTGTTAAAGAAAACATCAACATCAGTTCATCGGCCGATGTTGTAAACCTGGGCGAAGTGCCAATGAGCTCATCTCCTAATAAAGTGTTAAATGAGGTAACCATTACCGCCAAGAAACCAACTCTGCAAAACAAAGACGGAAAAAAAGTTTTCGCTGTAAATCAAAGCCTGGTAAGCCAGGGGGGTACCGCTGCCGATCTGTTACAAAATGTACCCACGCTCCAAATTGATGTAAATGGGAATGTGAGTTTACGGGGTTCAACCGGGGTAAAAGTATTGATCGATGGTAAACCGTCGCTTATTGCAGGCGGCGACGTTACACAAATTTTGCAGTCCATTCCAGCCAGTTCTATTGAAAATGTGGAAGTAATTGCCAATCCATCTGCCAAATATGATGCCGAGGGCCAGGGTATCATCAATATTATTTTAAAGAAGAACAGCAAAGCAGGGTTTAATGGCTCGGTGACCGCTTCGGCAGGCACACGCAATAATTATAATGGTAGCGGCGCTTTAAGTTATCAAACAGGCAAAGTAAATGTTTATGGAAATTACAGCTTGCGCGATGGGGACACCTATAGCAACGGTTTCCAGTATCTTACCTTTTTACAGCCAACAGATGCTACCGTTTATTCCAATGAAACCTTCCCTTCTACTACGCATAACAGAATACAAAATGTAAAAGCAGGTGTTGATTATTCACTAGCACCCAAAAGTATCCTGAGTGTTTCGGGTAGTCTCAACCTACGCAACACCCACCGCGATGAATTATTAGAAATCAATAACCTGGATGCCAACAACGCACTCCTGCAATTAAGCCATCAAAACAACACAACGAACAGTAATGGAAAAAGTTATGAACTGGATCTGGATTATAGCCAGCACTTTAAAAAGCCCAAAGAGGAATTAACCTTCAATTTTTCCTATTCTCATGGCACTTCCCGTAATCTTCAGGTTTATCAAAACCATTCAACCACTATAAGCATCCGTGGGCCAATACCTCCGGATCCGGATCCTTTAGAAAGTGATATATGGAACAATGGGAATAATTACAATATACAGGCCGATTATATATTACCCACAGGTAAAACCGGACAAATATCTGCCGGTTATCGTAGCCAGATCAGCCTGGGCAACAATAACCAGTACGCGTATGATTTAAACCATGGAACTCCCAGCCCAATTTATCCGTTTACTAACCTTTTCAACAGCAATAAGCAGATCCATGCCATCTACTTAAACTACCAGAACCAGATCAGGAACTTTAATTATGAAATAGGTTTAAGGGCTGAGGACTCTCATTTAAACGCAACCTATACAGGCTACGATGCCAACAACACATTATATAATACACCGATAAGAGTACCCAGTAAAGGTTTGTATCCCAGTGTGTTTTTAACGCAGAAATTGAGCGGCGATCAACAATTGCAATTTAGCTTTACCAACCGGGTAACAAGGCCTACCCCAAGAGAGCTTAATCCATCCACAGATTTTTCTGACCCTACAAATTATGAAACGGGTAACCCGAATTTGATACCGGAAAGCATCAACTCTTTGGAACTGGGGTATAACAAAAACTGGAAAAACATTTCATTTACATCAAGCCTCTACTACAGCAGGCTTAATAATGTCATTAAACATATTGAGAGTGCGCCGGTTAACGGGGTTATTACTACAACCGCCCAAAATTTAAAGCATTCTAATACCACAGGACTAGAGTTGATAGGGCATTTTGATTTAATTAAAGCCTGGGATTTTACCGCCAATGCGAACATTTTTGAGCGACAAAATGATGCAGCGCCTCAATTTGGGATAGCGGCAAACAGTGGCTTAAGCTGGAATGCGAATATTACCAACAATATCACCATTGTAAAAAGTCTTGCCGTACAAATACGGGCAGATTATCGCGCCGCTGATTTTATTATTCAGGATAGGAACCGCCCGGCATTTGGCCTTGATGCAGGCGCCAAATACGATTTTTGGAGTAATAGAGCATCCTTAAGTTTTAATAGCGTTGATATTTTCAATAGCCGTAAATGGGCGTTTTTAAGAAGCAGCGATGCTTTACTCCTGGATTTTCAGCGACGGACCCTTGGCTCAAGAGCCACCTTAAGCTTTACCTATCATTTTGGCAAAAGCACTGGAGTTCACAAACCAGCTAAGAAAAAAGAAGATAATCCGGACAAGCGCATTGATGATGCTTCCTAG
- a CDS encoding glycosyl hydrolase family 95 catalytic domain-containing protein codes for MKKVILIITCILFYNSVSAQNAVNHDLQFDTLARRWDEAIPLGNGMLGALVWQRADHLRFSLDRADLWDLRPMKGLHRKEFSYQWVINQVNKKDYAPVQKYLDEPYDHEPAPSKIPGGALEFDTKDWGNVKSVNLHLPNALCTVKWENGVVLKTFVHATAPVGWFRFENIKTGFEPKLIAPKYQGEVKISGDPVGGDDLSRLGYPAGTISQQGNSITYKQKGWGGFTYQINVSWRKVNTSTIEGVWTISSQYPAKKINPTAAVVSTNALKRGFQTDYDSHENWWDNFWSKSAIHIPDALLEKQWYLEQYKFGSASRVGAPPISLQAVWTADNGRLPPWKGDFHHDLNTQLSYWPSYSANHLDEGMAYLNHLDANKANYERYTKMYFGKSGLAVPGVTTMNGTEMGGWIQYSLSPTVSSWLGQHYYLQWRYSMDKNFLRTRAYPWIKSTAQFIESLTSLDNNGHRKLPISSSPEINDNDITAWFHQNTNYDLALMKFTFKAAAELATELDQKTEAAHWQKIYDQFDDFAVTPANELMFAPSMAYNQSHRHFSNMLSIYPLGLLKWEDGEKTQSVIKNSIHLLDSVGPAYWCGYSYSWLANMKARAKDGQGAAKDLTIFARAFCSINSFHLNGDQTKSGYSKFQYRPFTLEGNFAFASGLQEMLLQSYAGFIEITPAVPAEWKNLSFENLRTEGAFLVSIKKEGGQIDEVKIVSEKGGKTKLKLPFKTWFAQSQKDVEIGTLKDGLIDLDFQPGAMLVLKNGYE; via the coding sequence ATGAAAAAAGTAATCCTGATCATCACCTGCATTCTATTTTATAACAGTGTATCGGCACAAAATGCGGTAAACCATGACCTGCAATTTGATACTCTGGCCAGGCGATGGGATGAAGCTATTCCGCTGGGTAACGGTATGCTAGGGGCTTTGGTATGGCAACGGGCCGATCATTTACGGTTTTCGCTGGATAGAGCCGATCTTTGGGACTTACGCCCCATGAAGGGGCTGCACCGTAAAGAATTTAGCTATCAATGGGTAATTAACCAGGTCAATAAAAAAGATTATGCACCCGTGCAAAAGTATCTGGACGAACCTTACGACCATGAACCTGCGCCTTCCAAAATTCCTGGCGGTGCATTGGAATTTGATACCAAGGACTGGGGTAATGTAAAGTCTGTCAATCTGCATCTGCCCAATGCCTTATGCACGGTTAAGTGGGAAAACGGAGTGGTACTGAAAACCTTTGTACATGCCACAGCACCGGTAGGTTGGTTTAGGTTTGAAAATATCAAAACCGGTTTTGAACCCAAGTTGATCGCTCCAAAGTACCAGGGAGAAGTAAAGATATCTGGTGATCCTGTAGGTGGTGATGACCTGTCGCGTCTGGGCTATCCGGCCGGAACAATCAGCCAGCAAGGCAATAGCATTACTTACAAACAAAAAGGCTGGGGTGGGTTTACTTACCAGATCAATGTAAGCTGGCGTAAAGTAAATACAAGTACTATAGAGGGCGTGTGGACTATCTCGTCACAGTATCCTGCTAAAAAAATTAATCCAACGGCTGCTGTAGTTTCCACAAACGCACTAAAACGGGGATTTCAGACCGATTATGACTCACACGAAAACTGGTGGGATAATTTCTGGAGCAAATCGGCTATCCACATACCGGATGCCCTGTTAGAAAAACAGTGGTACCTGGAGCAATACAAATTTGGTTCGGCATCAAGAGTAGGTGCACCGCCGATCTCCCTGCAAGCCGTATGGACGGCAGATAATGGCCGCCTCCCACCCTGGAAAGGCGACTTCCATCACGATTTGAATACCCAATTAAGCTATTGGCCCAGCTATAGCGCCAATCACCTGGATGAGGGTATGGCCTACCTGAACCATCTGGATGCCAATAAAGCTAATTACGAGCGGTATACCAAAATGTATTTTGGTAAGAGCGGCTTGGCCGTACCGGGTGTTACCACGATGAATGGTACAGAAATGGGAGGATGGATACAGTATTCACTTTCGCCAACGGTATCTTCATGGCTGGGGCAGCATTACTATTTGCAATGGCGCTACAGTATGGATAAAAACTTTTTGCGTACCCGCGCCTATCCATGGATAAAATCAACAGCCCAATTTATTGAAAGTCTGACAAGTTTGGATAATAATGGCCATCGTAAATTACCTATCAGTTCCAGTCCCGAGATCAATGATAACGATATCACGGCCTGGTTTCATCAAAATACCAACTACGACCTGGCATTGATGAAATTTACCTTCAAAGCAGCAGCAGAGCTGGCTACAGAACTGGATCAAAAAACCGAAGCTGCACATTGGCAAAAGATATATGACCAGTTTGATGATTTCGCAGTTACGCCAGCCAATGAGCTGATGTTTGCGCCTTCCATGGCGTACAATCAATCGCACAGGCATTTTTCTAATATGTTAAGTATTTATCCGCTGGGCTTGTTGAAATGGGAAGACGGCGAAAAAACGCAGTCAGTTATCAAAAACTCTATCCATTTGCTGGATAGCGTGGGACCCGCGTATTGGTGCGGCTATTCCTATTCCTGGTTGGCCAATATGAAAGCCCGGGCAAAAGATGGCCAGGGTGCGGCTAAAGACCTAACCATTTTTGCCAGGGCTTTTTGCTCTATCAATAGTTTTCATTTAAATGGCGACCAAACCAAATCGGGCTATTCCAAATTTCAATATCGTCCTTTTACATTGGAGGGCAACTTCGCGTTTGCTTCGGGTTTGCAGGAAATGCTGCTGCAAAGTTATGCAGGCTTTATCGAGATAACACCGGCCGTACCAGCTGAATGGAAAAATCTTTCGTTTGAAAATTTACGCACCGAAGGGGCTTTCCTGGTCAGTATTAAGAAAGAAGGCGGCCAAATTGATGAAGTTAAAATTGTATCAGAAAAAGGAGGGAAAACTAAATTGAAACTTCCATTCAAAACCTGGTTTGCCCAAAGCCAAAAGGATGTTGAAATAGGTACCCTTAAAGATGGCCTTATTGATCTTGACTTTCAACCCGGTGCGATGCTCGTTTTAAAAAATGGATATGAATAA
- a CDS encoding tetratricopeptide repeat-containing sensor histidine kinase → MPLPLCLYPAKLIKWSYWRLLLTCILFLFACKQVSTKNPNHPALADSIIDKASTLLNTGQLERSIIYLDSAYQVFPNPGVTDLWKKYNQKANYYLYYNKNLVKEKLYADSMLSILSGKELQYKKEYAGAIFAKGDVLMVEKKYADAFKCYYDGKLFAQKNLDSCSYCQITYQLGMVRYKQGNYLKAIPYFKEAFAESSHCKAGAGFSNLFIYPQSHLNTIALCFEQAGVPDSAVYYYKSALNFIDSNAGRFPDKKQFAETARAVVYGNLGGVYALMGNYPESEKYLKESIRINNRQGYAIEDAQTAQLKLASLYIQFSRYAAADSLLGEIEHDLLTGRGKSESNADNRLKWKKLKWKYYDKTHQIAQAYQYIQQYDQMSDSLDEVTKGLKIADIDQGFKNIEQEYRLTLLAKNDQLKSTYLAAIIVFAVMTIIILLLVWYNLKRYRNSVKELTKLNQKISEYNTQMQKTLTALEQSQEDNTRMMKMVAHDLRNPVGAMMTVATMMLDNKRGPGDDRTMLELIKTSGKNSLNLIDDLLQIHTRLEELKLEPVDMFTLLHYCVELLYFKAEAKGQQIMLTADHLTISVNREKMWRVISNLIANAIKFSPSGAVVNVQMVSKEDSVLITIEDHGIGIPTEMHDKIFDMFTEAKRPGTAGEQPFGMGLAISKQIVEAHGGQIWFESKQNNGTFFYVELPK, encoded by the coding sequence ATGCCTTTGCCATTATGCTTATATCCTGCTAAATTAATAAAATGGAGCTATTGGAGGCTCCTGTTAACTTGTATTCTGTTTTTATTTGCCTGCAAACAGGTATCCACAAAAAATCCCAATCATCCGGCGCTTGCCGATTCCATTATCGATAAAGCCAGTACTTTGCTCAATACCGGACAATTGGAACGATCCATTATTTATCTCGACTCGGCATACCAGGTTTTTCCTAATCCGGGTGTTACTGATCTCTGGAAAAAATATAATCAGAAAGCTAATTATTACCTGTACTACAACAAAAACCTGGTTAAGGAAAAGTTATATGCTGATAGCATGTTGTCGATATTGAGTGGTAAGGAGCTGCAGTACAAAAAAGAATATGCCGGTGCCATATTTGCCAAAGGCGATGTTTTGATGGTTGAAAAAAAATATGCTGATGCCTTTAAATGTTATTATGATGGTAAGCTTTTTGCTCAAAAAAACCTGGATAGCTGCAGTTATTGCCAGATCACTTATCAATTAGGGATGGTGCGTTATAAGCAGGGTAACTATTTGAAAGCTATTCCATATTTTAAAGAGGCTTTTGCCGAAAGTAGCCATTGTAAGGCTGGTGCGGGCTTTAGCAATTTGTTTATTTATCCGCAGTCACATCTTAATACCATCGCTTTATGTTTTGAACAGGCAGGTGTTCCTGATAGTGCTGTTTATTATTATAAAAGCGCGCTAAACTTTATTGACAGTAATGCCGGGCGTTTTCCGGATAAGAAGCAGTTTGCAGAGACGGCGCGAGCAGTAGTATACGGGAATTTAGGTGGTGTTTATGCTTTGATGGGTAACTACCCTGAATCTGAAAAATACTTGAAGGAAAGTATTCGTATCAATAATCGTCAGGGTTACGCTATCGAAGACGCACAAACGGCCCAACTTAAACTGGCAAGCTTGTATATTCAGTTTTCACGGTATGCGGCAGCTGATTCTTTACTGGGCGAAATTGAGCATGATTTGCTTACAGGGCGTGGAAAAAGTGAGAGTAATGCAGATAATCGTCTGAAATGGAAAAAATTAAAATGGAAATATTACGATAAGACCCACCAGATTGCTCAGGCGTACCAGTATATTCAGCAATATGATCAGATGAGCGACTCGCTTGATGAGGTCACCAAGGGGTTAAAGATTGCTGATATAGACCAGGGTTTTAAGAACATAGAACAGGAATACCGGTTAACATTATTAGCTAAAAATGATCAGTTAAAAAGCACTTATTTGGCTGCGATCATTGTTTTTGCGGTAATGACGATTATTATTTTACTATTGGTATGGTATAACCTGAAGCGTTACCGGAATAGCGTCAAAGAACTAACCAAACTGAATCAAAAGATCAGTGAATATAATACGCAGATGCAAAAAACGCTTACTGCGTTAGAGCAAAGCCAGGAAGACAATACCCGTATGATGAAAATGGTGGCACATGACCTGCGCAATCCCGTAGGCGCCATGATGACTGTGGCTACCATGATGCTTGACAATAAACGCGGACCCGGTGATGACCGCACCATGCTGGAACTAATCAAAACTTCCGGAAAGAATTCTCTGAACCTGATTGATGACCTTTTGCAAATTCATACCCGGCTCGAAGAGCTTAAACTGGAACCGGTTGATATGTTTACCCTGCTGCATTACTGTGTGGAGCTTTTATATTTTAAAGCCGAAGCAAAGGGACAGCAGATCATGTTAACTGCCGACCATCTCACCATCAGTGTTAACCGGGAAAAAATGTGGCGCGTGATCAGTAACCTGATCGCAAATGCTATTAAATTCAGTCCCAGCGGTGCTGTTGTCAATGTACAGATGGTCAGTAAGGAAGATAGCGTATTGATAACCATCGAAGATCACGGCATAGGTATACCCACAGAAATGCACGATAAAATATTTGATATGTTCACCGAAGCCAAAAGACCCGGAACTGCCGGTGAACAACCCTTTGGTATGGGGCTGGCCATTTCCAAACAGATTGTGGAGGCCCATGGAGGACAAATCTGGTTTGAAAGCAAGCAAAACAATGGGACATTTTTCTACGTGGAACTACCTAAATAA
- a CDS encoding LysE family translocator yields MGIINYATFIVASFLFIISPGIDTVFILNKSIAQGHKAGLYATLGITTGVLVHTTLAAFGLSLILAQSAMAFSIIKYAGAAYLIGMGITKLFAGGNMIKQDGQTPLVSTRKTYVSAVFTNVLNPKVAIFFLAFFPQFIRPEYIHSARPFIFLGITYAVMGLLWLLVLTFFAGSFSVKLKNSPLIGTWLNKFSAIAFVLMGIKIAFTKR; encoded by the coding sequence ATGGGTATCATTAACTACGCTACTTTTATTGTCGCCTCTTTTCTGTTCATTATTTCGCCGGGGATAGACACCGTATTTATTTTGAACAAATCCATTGCCCAGGGGCATAAAGCCGGCCTATACGCTACGCTGGGTATCACCACCGGTGTGCTGGTACATACTACTTTGGCTGCTTTTGGTTTGTCGCTGATCCTGGCACAATCGGCTATGGCTTTCAGTATCATCAAGTATGCCGGAGCTGCCTACCTGATTGGCATGGGTATCACCAAATTATTTGCCGGTGGAAACATGATTAAACAGGATGGACAAACACCATTGGTTTCTACCCGGAAAACCTATGTTTCAGCGGTATTTACCAATGTACTTAACCCCAAGGTGGCCATTTTTTTCCTGGCATTTTTCCCACAATTTATACGGCCGGAATATATTCATAGCGCCAGGCCATTTATTTTCCTGGGGATAACCTATGCCGTTATGGGTTTGCTGTGGCTTTTGGTATTAACTTTTTTCGCGGGTTCATTTTCGGTCAAACTCAAAAACAGTCCGCTGATAGGTACCTGGCTGAATAAATTTTCGGCTATAGCGTTTGTGCTGATGGGGATTAAAATTGCTTTTACCAAGAGATAA
- a CDS encoding DUF2911 domain-containing protein, giving the protein MKSIKNTCLLLIAVILSASAYAQTPKPRVSPAESVTGKIGDATIAIHYSSPSVKGRKIWGGLVPYDTVWRAGANEATTFETDKDIKIGHKQLPAGKYGFFLVPKEKDKWIAVFNTVPNQWGAFKYDATKDQLRVEVKTTALPDDQEMLVYKITPKGFLLNWEKQSVFIPVK; this is encoded by the coding sequence ATGAAATCAATCAAAAACACTTGTCTGCTTTTAATCGCGGTAATCCTGTCGGCTTCGGCCTATGCACAAACTCCTAAACCACGGGTAAGCCCGGCCGAATCCGTAACCGGAAAAATAGGGGATGCTACCATTGCCATTCATTACAGCAGCCCATCAGTAAAGGGTAGAAAAATCTGGGGTGGATTGGTGCCTTATGATACAGTTTGGCGTGCAGGTGCTAATGAAGCCACCACTTTTGAAACCGATAAAGATATTAAAATAGGGCATAAACAATTACCTGCTGGCAAGTACGGTTTTTTTCTGGTACCGAAAGAAAAAGATAAATGGATAGCTGTTTTTAATACAGTACCCAACCAGTGGGGTGCGTTTAAATATGATGCAACCAAAGATCAACTCCGGGTTGAAGTAAAAACCACCGCCCTGCCAGATGACCAGGAAATGCTCGTTTATAAGATAACCCCAAAAGGATTTTTATTAAACTGGGAAAAGCAGTCTGTTTTTATTCCGGTAAAATAA
- a CDS encoding alginate lyase family protein yields MRKKTTYWLSFACLFILCAFLCQCKKSTIKGNTPDATPQTSPRAVTTFIHPGVINTQANLDLIASQVNSGDATRTAAYQKVLDFISNNALPTQFYATVYVGSNGHTSPSKSQIRKDAELAYALALRFAKTADITYANQCIAILNGWSYTFQNYAPIDASDNPNQPALEASWTTPSFVAAAEIIRYYKPNGVSANWSATDINKFNDYLNNVKNNYINNVPAYNNNWNVSAGYAKMAIGVFLNSASVFQAGEDMINAVMPQVIQSNGTMPELCDRQDCVHYQYSLTGLTYAAEIANMQGDGSLYTALSNRISAGYDFERSAYNQSTGCNYCSTSSPIFPGVEVAYYHYGTANMLSLRNQQAPLGVPNDNTFLGFTSYTHFNLGGSTTPPTGSNPPIGSVISLKGFNNAYVSGENGTQAMTCTRTTAGDWEHFTVIDAGGGKISLRSMAKYVSSENGTMAITCNRATAGDWEKFDWVPTSDGKVTLRGNNGLFISSENGTQAMTCNRATASGWESFTVGN; encoded by the coding sequence ATGAGAAAGAAAACCACCTACTGGCTGTCCTTTGCCTGCCTGTTTATCCTGTGCGCGTTCCTGTGCCAGTGTAAAAAATCAACCATTAAAGGCAACACACCAGATGCCACACCACAAACCAGCCCTCGTGCGGTAACTACTTTTATCCATCCCGGCGTAATCAACACGCAGGCTAATCTCGACCTGATTGCCTCGCAGGTAAACAGTGGCGATGCCACCCGCACGGCTGCTTACCAAAAAGTACTTGATTTTATCAGCAACAATGCCTTACCTACTCAGTTTTACGCTACGGTTTATGTAGGATCAAACGGGCATACCAGTCCCTCAAAAAGTCAGATCCGGAAGGATGCCGAGCTGGCCTATGCACTGGCCCTTCGTTTTGCCAAAACAGCCGATATCACCTATGCCAACCAATGTATCGCGATACTAAACGGCTGGTCTTACACCTTCCAGAATTACGCCCCTATTGATGCCTCTGATAACCCTAATCAGCCTGCCCTGGAAGCCTCCTGGACCACTCCCAGCTTTGTAGCAGCCGCCGAAATTATCAGGTATTATAAACCTAATGGCGTATCGGCAAACTGGTCAGCTACGGATATTAACAAGTTTAACGACTATCTGAACAATGTCAAAAACAACTACATCAACAACGTACCCGCCTATAACAACAACTGGAACGTATCTGCCGGTTATGCTAAAATGGCCATTGGTGTTTTCCTGAACAGTGCCAGCGTTTTCCAGGCAGGCGAGGATATGATCAATGCTGTTATGCCGCAGGTTATACAAAGCAATGGCACCATGCCCGAGCTTTGCGACCGCCAGGATTGCGTACACTACCAATATTCACTAACCGGCCTTACCTATGCAGCCGAAATTGCGAACATGCAGGGCGATGGCTCGCTTTATACCGCGCTCTCCAACCGCATCAGCGCTGGATATGATTTTGAGCGCAGCGCCTATAACCAAAGTACCGGTTGTAACTATTGCTCCACTTCGAGCCCTATTTTCCCGGGTGTTGAAGTGGCGTACTATCATTATGGCACTGCCAATATGCTGTCATTAAGAAATCAGCAGGCCCCGTTGGGTGTACCTAATGATAATACCTTTTTAGGCTTTACCTCTTATACCCACTTTAATCTGGGTGGCAGCACTACGCCGCCAACAGGTTCCAATCCACCTATTGGTTCGGTTATATCCCTTAAAGGCTTTAACAATGCTTATGTAAGCGGCGAAAATGGTACCCAGGCCATGACCTGTACCCGTACTACCGCAGGCGATTGGGAGCATTTTACTGTAATTGATGCCGGCGGTGGTAAAATATCCCTGCGCAGCATGGCTAAATATGTATCCTCAGAAAACGGCACCATGGCTATTACCTGTAACCGCGCAACTGCCGGCGATTGGGAAAAGTTTGACTGGGTACCAACCTCTGATGGTAAAGTTACCCTGCGGGGCAACAATGGCTTATTTATCAGCAGCGAGAATGGTACCCAGGCCATGACCTGCAACCGGGCCACTGCCTCGGGGTGGGAATCATTCACCGTTGGGAATTAG